A section of the Citrus sinensis cultivar Valencia sweet orange chromosome 8, DVS_A1.0, whole genome shotgun sequence genome encodes:
- the LOC102616143 gene encoding protein THYLAKOID ASSEMBLY 8-like, chloroplastic, with product MATRLFSRSKIPILASIVLQNLTKNPSKNFSFLAFKPKSPIVDFVAHEPILGLRQYHDGRPRGSLWRGKKLIGKEALFVILGLKRFKDDEEKLQKFIKTHVLRLLKMDIVAVLIELERQEETILAVKIFDIIRKQDWYQPDAYIYKDLIIALARTGKMNEAMQVWESMRKEDLFPDSQTYTEVIRGFLKDGSPADAMNIYEDMIKSPDPPEELPFRILLKGLLPHPLLRSKVKKDFEELFPEKHAYDPPEEIFGKL from the exons ATGGCAACTCGCTTATTTTCAAGATCAAAAATCCCCATTTTGGCTTCAATCGTCCTTCAAAACCTCACTAAAAATCCCTCTAAAAACTTTTCATTTCTTGCATTTAAACCCAAAAGCCCAATTGTAGACTTCGTTGCGCATGAACCCATATTGGGGCTTAGGCAATACCATGACGGGAGGCCAAGAGGCTCACTCTGGAGAGGGAAGAAGCTGATTGGAAAAGAGGCGCTTTTTGTGATACTGGGTTTGAAGAGATTTAAGGATGACGAAGAGAAGCTTCAAAAGTTCATCAAGACACACGTTTTAAGGCTCCTTAAAATGGACATTGTTGCTGTTCTCATTGAACTTGAGCGCCAGGAAGAGACCATTTTAGCTGTTAAG atatttgatatcataagAAAACAAGACTGGTATCAGCCTGATGCGTATATTTACAAGGATCTGATTATTGCATTAGCAAGAACTGGAAAAATGAATGAAGCAATGCAGGTGTGGGAAAGCATGAGAAAGGAGGATTTGTTTCCTGATTCACAAACTTACACTGAAGTCATCAGGGGATTCTTGAAGGACGGTTCACCTGCTGATGCAATGAACATTTATGAGGACATGATAAAGTCTCCAGACCCGCCAGAAGAGTTGCCTTTCAGAATTTTGTTAAAGGGGCTTCTACCGCACCCGCTTTTGAGGAGCAAAGTCAAGAAAGATTTTGAGGAGCTCTTTCCTGAAAAACATGCTTATGATCCTCCTGAAGAGATTTTTGGCAAATTATGA